A genomic segment from Streptosporangium roseum DSM 43021 encodes:
- the uvrC gene encoding excinuclease ABC subunit UvrC: MVGPASFRPSPGSIPESPGVYRFRGAEGRVIYVGKAKNLRQRLNSYFADFAGLHPRTQTMLTTAVDVDWTVVGTEVEALQLEYSWIKEYDPRFNVKYRDDKSYPYLAVTMGEEFPRVQVLRGAKRKGTRYFGPYSHAWAIRETVDLLLRVFPIRSCSAGVFRRAGQIGRPCLLGYIDKCSAPCVSRVTAVEHRTLAEDFCDFMAGNTGRFMKRLEREMRQAAADQEYERAARLRDDIQALLRAMEKQAVVLGEGTDCDVIALAEDPLEAAVQVFYVRGGRIRGQRGWVVDKVEEAGPGELVEQFLLQMYGDATPEALPREVLVPVLPPDAEAVAELLSEHRKARVEIRVPQRGDKKSLMETVWRNAMESLKQHKLKRASDLTTRSKALQEVADALDLDQAPLRVECYDVSHIQGTDVVASMVVFEDGLARKSEYRRFSVRSTEGDVASIYEVISRRFKRYLEERSATGELDAEPGAEPGIDPETGRPRKFAYPPNLVVVDGGPAQAAAAQRALDELGVDDVAVCGLAKRLEEVWLPGEDLPVILPRSSEALYLLQRVRDEAHRFAITYHRSKRSKSVKESALDEVPGLGPARRQALIKHFGSVKRLREATAAQICEIPGIGPATAETIVSALKGENP; the protein is encoded by the coding sequence GTGGTTGGTCCGGCGAGTTTCCGGCCGAGTCCGGGGTCGATCCCCGAATCACCCGGCGTCTACCGGTTCAGGGGCGCCGAGGGCCGGGTCATATACGTCGGCAAGGCCAAGAACCTGCGCCAGCGGCTGAACTCCTACTTCGCCGACTTCGCCGGGCTCCATCCGCGCACCCAGACCATGCTCACGACCGCCGTCGACGTCGACTGGACGGTCGTCGGCACCGAGGTCGAGGCGCTCCAGCTCGAATACTCCTGGATCAAGGAGTACGACCCGCGGTTCAACGTCAAGTACCGCGACGACAAGTCCTACCCCTACCTCGCGGTCACCATGGGGGAGGAGTTCCCCCGGGTCCAGGTGTTGCGCGGTGCCAAGCGCAAGGGCACCCGCTACTTCGGCCCCTACTCCCACGCCTGGGCGATCAGGGAGACGGTCGACCTGCTGCTGCGGGTCTTCCCGATCAGGAGCTGCTCGGCGGGGGTGTTCCGGCGTGCCGGGCAGATCGGCCGGCCCTGCCTGCTGGGCTACATCGACAAGTGCTCGGCGCCCTGCGTCAGCAGGGTCACCGCCGTGGAGCACCGGACGCTGGCCGAGGACTTCTGCGACTTCATGGCGGGCAACACCGGCCGCTTCATGAAGCGGCTGGAGCGCGAGATGCGCCAGGCCGCCGCCGATCAGGAGTACGAAAGGGCCGCCCGGCTGCGCGATGACATCCAGGCGCTGCTGAGAGCCATGGAGAAGCAGGCCGTGGTGCTGGGGGAGGGCACCGACTGCGACGTGATCGCACTGGCGGAGGATCCGCTTGAGGCCGCGGTGCAGGTGTTCTACGTCCGCGGCGGGCGCATCAGGGGCCAGCGCGGATGGGTGGTCGACAAGGTCGAGGAAGCCGGGCCCGGCGAGCTGGTCGAGCAGTTCCTGCTGCAGATGTACGGCGACGCGACCCCCGAGGCGCTGCCCAGGGAGGTGCTGGTGCCCGTGCTCCCGCCCGACGCGGAGGCGGTCGCCGAGCTGCTCAGCGAGCACCGCAAGGCCCGGGTGGAGATCCGGGTCCCGCAGCGCGGAGACAAGAAGTCGCTGATGGAGACCGTCTGGCGCAACGCCATGGAGTCCCTGAAGCAGCACAAGCTCAAACGGGCCAGCGACCTGACCACCCGGAGCAAGGCCCTGCAGGAGGTCGCCGACGCGCTCGACCTGGACCAGGCGCCGCTGCGCGTCGAGTGCTACGACGTCTCCCACATCCAGGGCACCGACGTGGTCGCCTCCATGGTGGTGTTCGAGGACGGCCTGGCCCGCAAGAGCGAATACCGCAGGTTCTCCGTCCGCTCCACCGAGGGCGACGTCGCCTCGATCTACGAGGTGATCTCGCGCCGGTTCAAGCGGTATCTGGAGGAGCGCTCGGCCACCGGTGAGCTCGACGCCGAGCCTGGCGCCGAACCGGGCATCGACCCGGAGACCGGCAGACCGCGCAAGTTCGCCTACCCGCCCAACCTGGTCGTCGTCGACGGCGGTCCGGCCCAGGCGGCGGCCGCCCAGCGCGCGCTGGACGAGCTGGGCGTGGACGACGTGGCGGTCTGCGGCCTGGCCAAGCGGCTGGAGGAGGTCTGGCTTCCCGGCGAGGACCTGCCGGTAATCCTTCCCCGGTCGAGCGAGGCCCTTTACCTCCTGCAGCGCGTGCGTGACGAGGCCCATCGATTCGCCATCACCTACCATCGTTCGAAGCGGTCGAAGAGCGTCAAGGAAAGCGCCCTGGACGAGGTTCCCGGGCTCGGTCCGGCCCGCAGGCAGGCCCTGATCAAGCATTTCGGATCGGTGAAGCGGTTACGGGAGGCGACCGCGGCCCAGATCTGCGAGATTCCCGGGATCGGCCCCGCTACGGCCGAGACGATCGTGTCGGCCTTGAAGGGGGAGAACCCATGA
- a CDS encoding Rieske (2Fe-2S) protein: protein MTDTTRRAVMLGAGGAGMAAVLTACSGYGEPAADSASVAAAPASSAPAGSGAEAVGAAALAKTADIPEGGGKVFKDQKVVVTQPAAGQFKAFTSVCPHQGCDVATVSGGTINCPCHGSKFKIADGSVANGPANKPLAEKAIKVEGDSITLG from the coding sequence ATGACTGATACGACACGTCGCGCGGTGATGCTGGGCGCGGGAGGTGCCGGGATGGCCGCGGTGCTGACCGCGTGCTCGGGGTACGGCGAACCCGCCGCCGACAGCGCGTCGGTGGCCGCGGCGCCGGCCTCCTCCGCTCCGGCGGGTTCGGGCGCGGAGGCGGTGGGGGCGGCGGCGCTGGCCAAGACCGCTGACATCCCCGAGGGGGGCGGCAAGGTCTTCAAGGACCAGAAGGTGGTGGTGACCCAGCCGGCCGCCGGGCAGTTCAAGGCCTTCACCTCCGTCTGCCCCCACCAGGGATGTGACGTCGCGACCGTCTCGGGTGGCACGATCAACTGCCCGTGCCACGGCAGCAAGTTCAAGATCGCCGATGGCTCCGTCGCGAACGGTCCCGCCAACAAGCCTCTCGCCGAGAAGGCGATCAAGGTCGAGGGCGACTCCATCACCCTCGGCTGA
- the rapZ gene encoding RNase adapter RapZ yields MNGKEPAFVIVTGMSGAGRSTAAKALEDLGWFVIDNLPPGLLFAMAEEAGRVNLAADKVAAVVDVRSLAFTTDLNAAIEELDGRGVAVRVVFLEASDEELVRRFENVRRPHPLQGEGRLVDGIARERGILREVRANADLVIDTSNLNVHELRGKIVAFFGGEDRPGLRVNVVSFGYKYGLPVDADLVVDCRFLPNPHWVPELRPMNGLDAPVREYVLNQPGAKELLDAYDEVVGIIAAGYTREGKGYATLAVGCTGGKHRSVAMAEQIGGRLRDRGGMEVQVSHRDVGRE; encoded by the coding sequence ATGAACGGAAAAGAGCCAGCGTTCGTCATCGTCACCGGCATGTCGGGGGCGGGACGGAGCACAGCGGCCAAGGCCCTGGAGGACCTTGGCTGGTTCGTCATCGACAACCTGCCACCCGGCCTGCTGTTCGCCATGGCCGAGGAGGCCGGAAGGGTCAACCTGGCCGCCGACAAGGTGGCCGCGGTGGTCGACGTGCGCAGCCTGGCGTTCACCACCGACCTCAACGCCGCGATCGAGGAGCTGGACGGCCGCGGCGTCGCGGTGCGGGTGGTGTTCCTGGAGGCCAGCGACGAGGAGCTGGTCCGCAGGTTCGAGAACGTCCGCCGTCCGCACCCGCTCCAGGGGGAGGGCCGGCTGGTCGACGGGATCGCCCGCGAGCGCGGCATCCTGCGCGAGGTCCGGGCGAACGCCGACCTGGTCATCGACACCTCCAACCTCAACGTCCACGAGCTCCGAGGCAAGATCGTCGCCTTCTTCGGCGGCGAGGACCGGCCGGGCCTGCGGGTCAACGTGGTCTCCTTCGGCTACAAGTACGGCCTGCCCGTCGACGCCGACCTCGTCGTCGACTGCCGGTTCCTGCCCAATCCCCACTGGGTCCCGGAGCTGCGCCCGATGAACGGGCTCGACGCCCCCGTGCGGGAGTACGTTCTCAATCAGCCGGGCGCGAAGGAGCTGCTGGACGCCTATGACGAGGTGGTCGGCATCATCGCGGCCGGCTACACCCGTGAGGGCAAGGGCTACGCCACGCTCGCCGTCGGCTGCACCGGCGGCAAGCACCGCAGTGTCGCCATGGCCGAGCAGATCGGCGGCCGATTGCGTGACCGAGGAGGCATGGAGGTGCAGGTAAGCCACCGGGATGTGGGCCGGGAGTGA